Proteins from a single region of Streptomyces glaucescens:
- a CDS encoding L,D-transpeptidase has translation MNVRPISGASLGARGGSGRGRGPLALILGALLLTVTACGGGSDSGPGSGDGGDKPKGAAGAVSGQSEAVVAISPKDGARSVDTSGALKVTVAKGKLTEVVVKDAEGRRVDGAITGGGATWTPSTHLAAATTYSVHAVAEDSAGRTAAEDSRFTTLTPENTFIGQFTPEDGSTVGVGMPFSLRFTRGITNPEEVEKAIEIKTEPAVEVAGHWFGNDRLDFRPEKYWKAGTKVTVRLNLDGVEGRPGVYGEQDKTVSFTIGREQVSVVDAKKLTMKVTRDGKLLKTIPVTTGAPGYETWNGQMVITERLPVTRMNGETVGYGGEYDIKDVPHAMRLSTSGTFIHGNYWGGDAFGNYNASHGCIGLRDVRGGWDKDAPAAWFFDNSMIGDVVVVKNSEDRIIDPDNGLNGWNMSWEKWKA, from the coding sequence TTGAACGTGCGGCCGATATCGGGGGCGTCGCTGGGCGCCCGCGGGGGGAGCGGGCGCGGCAGGGGGCCGCTCGCGCTGATACTCGGGGCGCTGCTGCTCACGGTCACCGCGTGCGGCGGGGGTTCGGACTCCGGGCCGGGCTCCGGGGACGGCGGGGACAAGCCGAAGGGCGCGGCCGGTGCCGTGAGCGGGCAGTCGGAGGCGGTCGTCGCCATCAGCCCGAAGGACGGCGCGCGGTCCGTCGACACCAGCGGCGCCCTGAAGGTGACGGTCGCCAAGGGCAAGCTCACCGAGGTCGTCGTCAAGGACGCCGAGGGGAGGCGGGTCGACGGCGCGATAACCGGGGGCGGCGCCACCTGGACGCCGTCCACCCACCTGGCCGCGGCGACCACATACAGCGTGCACGCGGTCGCCGAGGACTCCGCGGGGCGCACCGCCGCGGAGGACTCCCGCTTCACCACCCTGACGCCGGAGAACACGTTCATCGGGCAGTTCACCCCCGAGGACGGTTCCACCGTCGGCGTCGGAATGCCGTTCTCGCTCCGCTTCACCCGGGGGATCACCAACCCCGAGGAGGTCGAGAAGGCCATCGAGATCAAGACCGAGCCGGCCGTCGAGGTCGCGGGCCACTGGTTCGGCAACGACCGGCTCGACTTCCGGCCCGAGAAGTACTGGAAGGCCGGCACCAAGGTCACCGTCCGCCTCAACCTCGACGGCGTCGAGGGCCGCCCCGGCGTCTACGGCGAGCAGGACAAGACGGTCTCCTTCACCATCGGCCGCGAGCAGGTCTCGGTCGTCGACGCGAAGAAGCTGACCATGAAGGTCACGCGGGACGGCAAGCTCCTCAAGACCATCCCCGTCACCACCGGCGCCCCGGGCTACGAGACCTGGAACGGCCAGATGGTCATCACCGAGCGGCTGCCCGTCACCCGGATGAACGGCGAGACGGTCGGCTACGGCGGCGAGTACGACATCAAGGACGTCCCGCACGCCATGCGGCTGAGCACCTCCGGAACCTTCATCCACGGCAACTACTGGGGCGGCGACGCCTTCGGCAACTACAACGCCAGCCACGGCTGCATCGGCCTGCGCGACGTGCGCGGCGGCTGGGACAAGGACGCGCCCGCCGCCTGGTTCTTCGACAACTCGATGATCGGCGACGTGGTCGTCGTGAAGAACTCCGAGGACCGGATCATCGACCCGGACAACGGCCTCAACGGCTGGAACATGTCCTGGGAGAAGTGGAAGGCGTGA
- a CDS encoding enoyl-CoA hydratase/isomerase family protein, which translates to MTVNLEVADGVGTLRLDRPPMNALDVATQDRLRELAEEATRREDVRAVVIYGGEKVFAAGADIKEMQEMDHTAMVLRARALQDSFTAVARIPKPVVAAVTGYALGGGCELALCADYRIAGENARLGQPEILLGLIPGAGGTQRLARLIGPSKAKDLIFTGRQVKADEALALGLVDRVVPAAEVYEAAHAWAAKLAQGPAIALRAAKESVDTGLETDIDTGLAVERNWFAGLFATEDRATGMRSFVEEGPGKAKFR; encoded by the coding sequence ATGACCGTAAACCTCGAAGTCGCGGACGGCGTCGGCACGCTGCGCCTGGACCGCCCGCCGATGAACGCGCTGGACGTGGCCACCCAGGACCGGCTCAGGGAACTGGCCGAGGAGGCCACGCGCCGCGAGGACGTGCGCGCCGTGGTCATCTACGGCGGCGAGAAGGTGTTCGCGGCCGGCGCGGACATCAAGGAGATGCAGGAGATGGACCACACCGCGATGGTCCTGCGCGCCCGCGCCCTGCAGGACTCCTTCACCGCGGTGGCCCGCATCCCCAAGCCGGTCGTCGCGGCCGTCACCGGCTACGCCCTGGGCGGCGGCTGCGAGCTGGCGCTGTGCGCGGACTACCGGATCGCCGGGGAGAACGCCAGGCTCGGCCAGCCGGAGATCCTGCTCGGCCTGATCCCCGGCGCGGGCGGCACCCAGCGGCTGGCCCGGCTGATCGGCCCGTCCAAGGCGAAGGACCTCATCTTCACCGGCCGCCAGGTGAAGGCCGACGAGGCGCTGGCGCTCGGCCTGGTGGACCGGGTCGTGCCGGCGGCGGAGGTCTACGAGGCGGCGCACGCGTGGGCGGCGAAGCTGGCCCAGGGCCCGGCGATCGCGCTGCGCGCGGCGAAGGAGTCGGTCGACACCGGTCTGGAGACCGACATCGACACGGGCCTGGCCGTGGAACGCAACTGGTTCGCGGGCCTGTTCGCCACGGAGGACCGGGCGACCGGGATGCGCAGCTTCGTCGAGGAGGGGCCGGGCAAGGCGAAGTTCCGCTGA
- a CDS encoding EF-hand domain-containing protein: MADIEEARKQFERIDTDGDGQITAAEFKAALAQGGDWNVTEAVAEAIIASRDLNGDKLLSFDEFWAHLNK; the protein is encoded by the coding sequence GTGGCCGACATCGAGGAAGCACGGAAGCAGTTCGAGCGGATCGACACGGACGGGGACGGCCAGATCACCGCAGCCGAGTTCAAGGCCGCCCTGGCGCAGGGCGGCGACTGGAACGTGACGGAGGCGGTCGCCGAGGCGATCATCGCCAGCCGTGACCTCAACGGCGACAAGCTGCTGTCGTTCGACGAGTTCTGGGCCCACCTGAACAAGTGA
- a CDS encoding ABC transporter ATP-binding protein produces the protein MTTTTPVPRSRPRRPGPREVLRAADVRVVRDGRPILHDVSLTVRAGEHWALLGANGAGKSTLLGLLGARIHPTHGSVEVLGRRLGRVDVRELRTYVGHVDPRHPLAEPLRVRDVVLTGVTGSVAPVPRWRPTAEQEERADRLIRTLGLEGHRDARWPTLSHGQRGRTLIARALMPEPRLLLLDEPATGLDLPGRERLISALDELRRDRPPLATVLVTHHLEELPPGTTHALLLREGRALAAGPVTEVLTGETVGRCFGLPLDLERRDGRWNVRIRRQA, from the coding sequence ATGACCACCACCACACCCGTCCCCCGGTCGCGGCCGCGGCGTCCCGGTCCGAGGGAGGTGCTGCGCGCCGCGGACGTGCGCGTGGTGCGGGACGGACGGCCGATCCTGCACGACGTGTCCCTCACCGTCCGCGCGGGCGAGCACTGGGCGCTGCTCGGCGCGAACGGCGCCGGGAAGTCCACCCTGCTCGGGCTGCTCGGCGCCCGGATCCACCCCACCCACGGCTCGGTGGAGGTGCTGGGCCGCCGGCTGGGCCGCGTCGACGTACGCGAACTGCGGACGTACGTCGGCCATGTCGACCCCCGGCATCCGCTGGCCGAACCGCTGCGGGTGCGGGACGTCGTCCTGACCGGGGTGACCGGTTCGGTGGCGCCGGTGCCGCGGTGGCGTCCGACCGCGGAGCAGGAGGAACGCGCCGACCGGCTCATCCGGACGCTCGGTCTGGAGGGCCACCGGGACGCCCGCTGGCCCACCCTCTCGCACGGGCAGCGCGGCCGGACCCTGATCGCCCGGGCGCTGATGCCCGAGCCCCGGTTGCTGCTGCTGGACGAGCCCGCCACCGGGCTCGACCTGCCGGGCCGGGAGCGGCTGATCAGCGCGCTGGACGAGCTGCGCCGGGACCGTCCCCCGCTGGCGACGGTCCTGGTCACGCATCATCTGGAGGAGCTGCCGCCGGGTACCACGCACGCGCTGCTGCTGCGGGAGGGGCGGGCGCTGGCCGCGGGGCCGGTGACGGAGGTGCTCACCGGCGAGACGGTCGGCAGGTGCTTCGGCCTGCCGCTGGACCTGGAGCGGCGCGACGGCCGGTGGAACGTGCGGATCAGGCGGCAGGCATGA
- a CDS encoding GNAT family N-acetyltransferase: protein MGRTLRDILDAAARGGFPPPDGRTTVVPQPSHRDAGVVAFTAHSVVFTDEDPGWVYDTLAALDCDALAATMNPRFLAAFLERTGRTTETVDAVLVGPPLPGEPPLRLREVDSAHPRVAYARTRRDEVRAWAARDAVLVMGRGVAGRLEVSVEVAEGARHRGLGRALALTARHLAGEPLWAQVAPGNARSARAFQAAGYRQVGAEVLLRARE from the coding sequence GTGGGACGGACCTTGCGGGACATACTCGACGCGGCGGCGCGGGGCGGCTTCCCGCCGCCGGACGGGCGGACGACCGTGGTGCCGCAGCCCAGCCACCGGGACGCGGGAGTGGTGGCGTTCACCGCGCACTCGGTGGTGTTCACGGACGAGGACCCTGGGTGGGTGTACGACACGCTGGCCGCCCTGGACTGCGACGCCCTCGCCGCGACGATGAACCCGCGGTTCCTGGCGGCCTTCCTGGAGCGGACCGGGCGGACGACCGAGACGGTCGACGCGGTCCTGGTCGGCCCGCCGCTGCCGGGCGAACCGCCCCTTCGCCTGCGGGAGGTGGACAGCGCCCACCCCCGCGTCGCCTACGCCCGCACGCGCCGCGACGAGGTGCGCGCCTGGGCGGCACGGGACGCGGTGCTGGTGATGGGACGCGGGGTGGCCGGACGGCTGGAGGTGTCCGTGGAGGTGGCGGAGGGGGCACGGCACCGGGGACTGGGCCGGGCACTGGCGCTGACGGCCCGCCACCTCGCCGGTGAGCCGCTGTGGGCGCAGGTCGCGCCGGGCAACGCGCGCAGCGCACGGGCGTTCCAGGCGGCCGGCTACCGGCAGGTGGGCGCGGAGGTACTGCTGCGCGCCCGGGAGTGA
- a CDS encoding ATP-binding protein produces the protein MSGLEGIGQPQGRGRATTARWSPAVEDEQALKALETYGNPAEREVSLPSRPKSAAVARRLAQVVVLRHWGLPPRTTEDVVLLVSELVGNAVRHTGALVFHLRMRRLRGRIRVEVRDPSRGLPCLMPVQELDVSGRGLFLVGKLSDRWGVDLLPRGKTTWFEMRVADR, from the coding sequence ATGTCGGGGCTGGAGGGCATCGGACAGCCGCAAGGGCGCGGCCGTGCCACCACGGCGCGCTGGTCGCCCGCGGTGGAGGACGAACAGGCGCTGAAGGCACTCGAGACGTACGGCAACCCCGCGGAGCGCGAGGTGTCGCTGCCGTCCCGCCCCAAGTCGGCGGCGGTGGCCCGCCGGCTCGCCCAGGTGGTGGTCCTGCGCCACTGGGGACTGCCCCCCCGGACGACCGAGGACGTCGTCCTGCTCGTCTCCGAACTCGTGGGCAACGCCGTGCGCCACACCGGCGCCCTCGTCTTCCACCTCCGCATGCGCCGCCTGCGCGGCCGCATCCGCGTCGAGGTCCGCGACCCCTCCCGCGGCCTGCCCTGCCTGATGCCGGTCCAGGAACTCGACGTCAGCGGCCGGGGCCTGTTCCTCGTCGGCAAGCTCTCCGACCGCTGGGGCGTCGACCTCCTTCCGCGCGGCAAGACGACCTGGTTCGAGATGCGGGTCGCGGACCGCTGA